From bacterium, one genomic window encodes:
- a CDS encoding acetate--CoA ligase family protein, giving the protein MQDASQLPQAVEEVGFPLAMKISSPDIIHKFDAGGVRLKIRSLEEAQNAYQEILVNALNFNPQARIQGVLVERMARGGVEVILGATRDPRFGPICMFGLGGTFVEALQDVTFRLAPMWEVSAEIMIRSIKAYKVLQGLRGQPPSDIEAIKDCILRLSQMVSDHPEIAELDINPLIVYPEGEGCVVADSRIMLLRPGD; this is encoded by the coding sequence GTGCAGGATGCTTCCCAGCTTCCCCAGGCCGTGGAAGAGGTGGGCTTTCCCCTGGCCATGAAAATAAGTTCCCCGGACATAATCCACAAGTTCGACGCTGGAGGGGTTCGGCTCAAGATACGAAGCCTGGAAGAAGCACAGAACGCATACCAAGAGATCCTGGTCAATGCCCTCAATTTTAATCCCCAGGCCAGGATCCAGGGTGTTCTGGTGGAACGCATGGCCAGGGGAGGAGTGGAGGTCATCCTGGGAGCCACCAGGGACCCAAGATTCGGCCCCATCTGCATGTTCGGCCTGGGAGGCACATTCGTGGAAGCGCTTCAGGACGTGACCTTCCGCCTTGCACCCATGTGGGAGGTAAGTGCCGAGATCATGATCCGCTCCATCAAGGCCTACAAGGTACTTCAGGGTCTGAGGGGTCAGCCTCCTTCTGACATAGAGGCCATAAAGGATTGCATTCTGAGGCTTTCCCAGATGGTGAGCGATCACCCGGAGATAGCCGAGCTGGACATAAACCCCCTGATAGTTTACCCCGAGGGGGAAGGCTGTGTGGTGGCAGACAGCAGGATCATGCTCTTAAGGCCAGGAGATTGA
- a CDS encoding glycosyl transferase, with amino-acid sequence MGDFHQEGIITNLHGLYRVLDRAQYLACLEKKLISYSKSLRISLLLPCLHEEIASRNALHEICLQLSKVGYLRHVVVALGGAPEPHQFQEAKELFSSLSTRQREVAIVWVDGPRIQRIFHEMASRRIHTGVKGKGQSVWIALGYLFARGDSDVIGLHDCDILQYDRVFLGRLLEPTANPHNDFEFCKGYYSRISRAELTMKGRVTRLFVVPFVDAMAGMMQQRGMRELERFFLYHRAFKYPLAGEVSFLARLARGINIACDWGLEVSTLSEVYHRVAPGKIAQIDLAENYEHKEQELQPDDPDNGLRRMVVDIAKFYLNHIRSHGVPLEDPFVDMIRHTYYQRALVFIKRYSDDAEVNGLRYDRHREEITAHHFQDFLWEAWQQCRAEAGGTLIPSWNRVLYSFPEVYGELLEAVARDNAG; translated from the coding sequence ATGGGGGATTTTCATCAAGAAGGCATAATCACCAATCTCCACGGACTCTATAGAGTCTTGGACAGGGCACAGTACCTGGCATGTCTGGAAAAAAAGCTCATTTCTTATTCCAAGAGTCTGCGCATAAGCCTTCTTCTCCCATGCCTGCACGAGGAAATAGCTTCCAGAAACGCCCTACATGAGATCTGTCTGCAGCTGAGCAAGGTGGGGTACCTGCGCCATGTTGTGGTGGCCCTGGGTGGGGCTCCAGAGCCTCATCAGTTCCAAGAGGCCAAGGAGCTCTTTTCTTCTCTTTCCACAAGGCAGCGGGAGGTGGCCATAGTTTGGGTGGACGGCCCGAGGATTCAAAGAATATTTCATGAAATGGCCTCCCGCAGGATCCACACAGGGGTCAAGGGCAAGGGGCAGTCGGTCTGGATCGCATTGGGCTACCTGTTCGCCAGGGGCGACAGCGACGTGATAGGATTGCATGATTGCGACATACTTCAATATGACCGGGTTTTTCTGGGAAGGCTCTTGGAGCCCACGGCCAACCCCCATAATGATTTTGAATTCTGCAAGGGTTACTACTCCAGGATCTCCAGGGCAGAGCTCACCATGAAGGGAAGGGTAACAAGGCTCTTTGTGGTGCCTTTTGTAGACGCCATGGCAGGCATGATGCAGCAGAGGGGCATGAGGGAGCTGGAACGCTTTTTTCTGTATCATAGGGCCTTCAAATATCCGCTGGCAGGTGAGGTGAGCTTTCTGGCCCGGCTGGCAAGGGGGATAAACATAGCCTGCGACTGGGGCCTGGAGGTAAGCACCCTCTCAGAGGTTTACCACAGGGTGGCTCCTGGAAAGATAGCCCAGATAGACCTGGCAGAGAACTACGAACACAAGGAACAGGAGCTCCAACCCGATGATCCGGACAATGGATTACGCCGTATGGTAGTGGACATAGCCAAGTTTTACCTCAACCATATCCGTTCCCACGGAGTGCCCCTGGAGGATCCCTTTGTGGACATGATACGCCACACTTATTATCAAAGGGCTCTTGTGTTCATCAAGCGCTACAGCGACGATGCGGAGGTCAACGGACTTCGCTATGACAGGCACCGCGAGGAGATAACCGCTCACCATTTCCAGGATTTTCTCTGGGAGGCCTGGCAACAGTGCAGGGCCGAGGCCGGAGGGACCTTGATCCCTTCCTGGAACAGGGTCCTCTATTCCTTTCCCGAGGTTTATGGGGAACTGTTGGAAGCGGTGGCCCGAGACAACGCTGGTTGA
- the glgA gene encoding glycogen synthase GlgA produces MKKELKVLFLSSEVVPYAKTGGLADVAGALPAALRDLGADVRVALPLYASVRKGGFSLSPVLNRIEVPLGNTRLGAAVWETASQGGTPVYLLEREDLYERPNLYGNPAGDYYDNLERFSFFCHGVLLMVEAMGFRPDLIHCNDWQTGLVPALLAGPYRHSPVLGGVPSVFTIHNLGYQGIFPAEKLQVTGLPMAEFFHPEGLEFWGNMSLLKAGIVYSRAITTVSPTYAREIQTPEFGLGMEGILYHRRDVLRGILNGVDYSLWDPATDPHLPANYYPGKMTGKTICKEELIKETGLDPRLKKRPLLGMTTRMAAQKGLDLLTAVLQEVLDLDVGLVILGTGEDHYQRALQEAAKANPSRLAVKIGFDEALAHRIMAGVDIFLIPSRYEPCGLTQMYAFKYGTVPLVRATGGLQDTVRPFDVSTGQGNGFKFGPHEPKAFLECVRQAVSFYEKPQIWRNLVLNGLKEDFSWDRSAREYLELYDWVCGG; encoded by the coding sequence ATGAAAAAGGAGCTTAAGGTGTTGTTCCTGTCCTCGGAGGTGGTCCCTTATGCCAAAACCGGTGGACTGGCCGATGTGGCCGGGGCGCTCCCCGCAGCACTGAGGGATCTGGGGGCAGATGTAAGGGTCGCTTTGCCCCTTTATGCCTCTGTGCGCAAGGGGGGATTCAGCCTCTCGCCTGTCCTGAACCGCATAGAAGTACCCCTGGGCAACACCCGCCTCGGGGCTGCAGTATGGGAGACCGCTTCCCAGGGGGGAACACCTGTGTACTTGCTGGAAAGGGAGGACCTGTACGAGAGGCCCAATCTTTACGGTAACCCGGCAGGGGACTATTACGACAACCTGGAGAGGTTCAGCTTCTTTTGCCATGGGGTGCTTCTCATGGTCGAGGCCATGGGTTTCAGGCCGGACCTCATACACTGCAATGACTGGCAGACGGGTCTTGTGCCTGCTCTCTTGGCAGGCCCATACAGGCATTCCCCTGTGCTGGGAGGAGTTCCCAGCGTGTTTACCATCCACAACCTGGGGTATCAGGGTATTTTCCCTGCGGAGAAGCTCCAGGTCACTGGATTACCCATGGCGGAGTTTTTCCACCCAGAGGGATTGGAGTTTTGGGGCAACATGAGCCTTCTCAAGGCAGGAATAGTGTACAGCAGGGCCATAACCACCGTGAGCCCCACCTATGCCAGGGAGATCCAGACCCCTGAGTTTGGTCTGGGCATGGAGGGGATCCTTTATCACAGAAGGGATGTGCTGAGGGGGATCCTCAACGGAGTGGATTACTCCCTTTGGGATCCAGCCACGGATCCACATCTGCCAGCAAATTACTACCCCGGCAAGATGACCGGCAAGACCATCTGCAAGGAAGAGCTCATCAAGGAAACCGGGCTGGATCCCCGGTTGAAAAAAAGGCCCCTGCTGGGCATGACAACCCGCATGGCAGCCCAGAAGGGCCTGGACCTTTTGACTGCTGTGTTACAGGAGGTGTTGGATCTGGATGTGGGGCTTGTGATCCTGGGCACAGGAGAGGATCACTATCAGAGGGCCTTGCAGGAGGCTGCAAAGGCCAACCCCTCCAGACTGGCGGTCAAAATAGGCTTTGATGAAGCTTTGGCCCACAGGATAATGGCCGGAGTGGACATATTCCTGATCCCCTCCAGGTACGAACCCTGCGGCCTGACCCAGATGTACGCCTTCAAGTATGGGACAGTTCCCCTGGTGAGGGCCACAGGCGGACTGCAGGACACGGTGAGGCCTTTTGATGTTTCCACCGGCCAGGGAAACGGGTTCAAGTTCGGCCCCCACGAACCAAAGGCTTTTCTGGAATGTGTAAGACAGGCCGTCTCGTTTTATGAAAAACCCCAGATATGGAGAAACTTGGTGCTCAATGGATTGAAGGAAGATTTCTCCTGGGATCGCTCGGCCAGGGAGTATCTGGAACTCTATGACTGGGTCTGCGGAGGTTGA
- a CDS encoding KamA family radical SAM protein has translation MKGKGRQSWREAMARSLSSPRELCRLFGLDPGSTATASQLFPALVNPYFLSLIRGPGDAMAKQVLPDPRELKDKEGVPDPLAEEKMSPVPHLIHRYPDRVVLLASNRCAIHCRFCNRRRRVGRGHGSSNGPDLSLALEYVRSHQEVRDVLLSGGDPLLLEDEQLESILITLRKIPHVEIIRIGTRVCSALPERITPSVCRMLKRYHPIYMSLHFNHPLELTPQARRACSMLADSGIPLGSQTVLLKQVNDEPEVMLELLRGLVAVGVRPYYLFQLDPVLGAAHFRTPVKRGLEIMDELAKRLSLEWVPQYALDLPGGGGKCVLAPKGMGCFPGTDLLY, from the coding sequence ATGAAGGGAAAAGGCCGGCAATCTTGGCGCGAGGCGATGGCCCGAAGCCTTAGCAGCCCTCGAGAGCTTTGCCGGCTCTTTGGCCTCGATCCCGGAAGCACAGCTACTGCCTCCCAACTCTTCCCGGCCCTGGTAAACCCATACTTCCTATCCCTCATCCGAGGGCCCGGGGATGCCATGGCAAAACAGGTGCTTCCCGATCCCAGGGAGCTGAAGGACAAGGAGGGTGTCCCGGATCCTCTGGCAGAGGAGAAAATGAGCCCAGTGCCCCATCTGATCCACCGTTATCCTGATCGAGTGGTGCTCTTGGCCTCCAACCGTTGTGCCATCCACTGCAGGTTCTGCAACAGAAGGAGAAGGGTGGGCAGAGGCCATGGGAGCAGCAATGGCCCTGATCTGAGCCTGGCCCTGGAGTATGTCCGCTCCCACCAGGAGGTGCGAGACGTACTGCTTTCAGGAGGGGATCCCCTGCTCCTAGAGGACGAACAACTGGAGTCTATTCTCATTACACTGAGGAAAATACCTCATGTGGAGATCATAAGAATAGGCACACGGGTCTGCTCTGCACTTCCAGAAAGAATCACCCCCTCTGTTTGCCGCATGTTGAAACGGTATCACCCGATTTACATGAGCCTGCACTTCAACCATCCATTGGAACTGACCCCTCAGGCCCGAAGGGCGTGCTCCATGCTGGCCGATTCAGGCATCCCCTTGGGATCCCAAACAGTGCTACTCAAGCAAGTAAACGACGAGCCTGAGGTCATGCTGGAGCTTTTGAGAGGTCTGGTGGCCGTGGGAGTCAGGCCTTACTACCTCTTTCAGCTGGATCCTGTCCTGGGGGCAGCTCATTTCAGAACTCCTGTCAAAAGGGGCCTGGAGATAATGGATGAGCTGGCCAAGAGGCTTTCCTTGGAATGGGTCCCTCAATACGCCCTGGACCTACCGGGTGGAGGGGGCAAGTGTGTGCTTGCACCAAAAGGCATGGGATGCTTTCCAGGGACTGATCTGCTATATTGA